Genomic DNA from Wolbachia endosymbiont of Aedes albopictus:
TTCTGTTGTTTCTTCTGCGTATTTAAAAAAGAAACACCACCTTTCTACTATACTTTCTAACTGCTCTACTTTATTTTTTGCGAATTTAGGCAACTCAATAAAGACAAACTGAAAATCTTTTAAGTAATGGCCGTTAGTTTTTATATCACGTATATTGTGAGTAGAAATATAATCAACTTCTTCAGGAAGTAAGTTACAATTTGATATAGCAATAAAGAAGACTTTCTTTAAATCAATGTAGTTGCCAGATTTATCTAATTGTCTTGAATAGGCTTTAGCGGCATATAATTGAGCGCGTTTTTCGAAGCCCTTGTCTCTAGCGAGCTGCATTTCTGCTATATATCTATTTCCGTGAGAATCCTTGCAGAGAACATCAACAATACTTTGTTTATCAGAGGCAACTTCGGGATCCATAATAGTGCTAAGAAACTCAACTTCTTGTATTGCATTTATCTCAGTAAACCCTAAAATATCGTTCAAAAAGTGAATAAGGATATTCTTATTTTTTTCCGTTCCAAAGATTTTTTTGAAACACAAATCATTGCGAGGATCGAGAAATTTTGAAAGAGCCATGGCAAAAATGCTTAAAAATATTAATAATTATACACTATTATTAACAATTATTCAACCATATTTTTGAAGATAGCTATGCAGCCGTGGCGCTAACACGTAGCGGAATGACGGTTTTTCAAATTGTCGTAAGTCAGTTTAGCTATAGGTAGCAATTTTCTGTATTTACTTTAAATTGAAGAAAGCTCAAATGAAAGATCGTGCTTTGCTAAAAATCACAGAATGCAGTCTGGTTACACCTTATCTTTGTTAGCTATAGCAAGTAATTTTATTTGTAATATGACAAATCACCTGCTGAAAAATCATTTTATGATCTAAATCAGTTTTTTTACAGGTAACTTCTAAACTTATCAATTCTTCCAAAATCTTTTTAAGTTCTGAAAGTTGCAAACTTTTCAAATGAGATTTAAAGCTCTGCAATTGTTTAAAAAACAATGGAGGGCTTAGCTGATCAATCGCAGCCTGTTCACTCATTCCACCTTGCACTGACAGCAAAACGTTTTCAAGGCGTAGGAAATAATTTGATATAATGCGAATTAGCGCTATCGGTGAAAAATTTTCTTGCGATATCAATGCATCAGAAATTCTAATTAAGCGCGACATATCTTTACTTGCTATGGCAGAGCATAGATCATCAAGTGTAGCATAGTCGTTGCCGGAAGTTGAAAAGCATAATTCTATATCAGTAAGTTTTAGGTCTTTTCTCTCCCCTAAGTACAAAACTAACTTCTCAAGTTCTGAGCATATAGGCAGCTTGCTATGATTAAAGTAAGATTGCAAATGGTAGATTATCTCATTTGTGCATTTTATATCATTTTGTTTTAAGTAACTTGATATAATGTCATAAAGATTGCTGTTGCTGTCCTTATAGCAAGCAATCACACCAAAAATTTTTGAACTCTCCATATAACTTTTAGTCACAGAATTATATGGAAGATCACTTGCTACCATCATTACATAGTGACCACTTGCGTTATAATCCAATACGTTTTTTAACTCTTTGGATATACCTCCACTCACATTTATCAGCTTAATTAATTTTTTGCTGGTAAACATCGAAACGTTTGCTAATTCAGAAAACAGTAAACCGGGTGACTTATTTACTATTGCAAAATCCATCACCTGAACTGAATACTCACCCAAACTGGCAATTATTTCTTGTACATAAAAACCAACCCTACTGTTATCACTTCCATGAATTAACACACCACTTAAAGCGTCAGGTTTCTCTAGGAATTTTTTAACTTTGAATGGTGTAACCCTCATGCCACCTATATGATGTCATTCTCATTTGATTGTACATGAGTATCCAAAGACTCTGAGTTTTCTTGCGCAATATTGTGCACATCATCTGCCGTACTCTGCACATTATCCGACTCTTCTGTTTTTCCTGTGATATAATTATAAAATTTTTTCACAGGTTGAGATATATATTTGGAAAAAAATCCTTCTTCGCTCATATTGCTTACTCCATAAAATTAACAACTTATCATTAGCATATAAATAATAGTATAGCAAAAACTATTTTGTGCTAAGATAGTGATATTTTATAATGAGTATATTACAAAATTATTAACATTCGAGACTAAAATTAAGCCAACCTACTTAATATTAGCCTTATAAAATAAGCGATAATTAAATATACAGCTGCAACAAGTATAATTGCAGGACCAGTTAACAAATCAAAACTTGCAGATAACATCAGACCTGATATCCCAGAAATCACAGAAAAAACTGTTGCAACAATAATCATCTGCATCGGAGTTTTCGAAATGAGCCTTGCAGATGCTGCTGGTATTAGCAAAAATGCAGCAATGAGTAATATCCCTATTAATTGGGCAGCAATTGCTATAAATATAGCAAGAGTGATTAAAAATTCTAGTCTAACAAAATTGACATTAATCTTCTCAACTACTGCTAAATCTTGATTAATTGAAATCATTAACCAATAACGCCATCTAAATATTAATGTCAAAGTAACTATTACAGAGATTAAAAAAATCAATATTATATCACTTTGATCGAGCATTAATATATCACCAAACAGTGAGCTAATAATACTGTTATTGCCTGATGGAAGAAAAGACATAAGTATTAAACTCGATGATAAAACTACATTGGTAACAATGTTCAATATCGTATCAGCAGAATATAATCTGTTAAAATTAAGAGAAAGTAGTATAGCAAATGTAATTGCAATGAGCATTATGCTAAGCGATGGGCTAATCTTAAAGATTAAAGCAAGTGCAACACCAAGCAACGAAGAATGGGACAAACTATCACCAAGATAAGATAACCTTTGCCATATCATAAACGATCCTAAAGCGCCTGTTACTAGGCTAATTACGACTACTGCAACTAGACTGTTGATGAAAAAGTCCTGGGTAAGCATGCTATATGGCTATTAGACAACTGACAACAAATCTATCTTCGGATATTAAAACGTTATGGGTTCTGCATGCTGCACCGGTTGTCATAAATTCAAAATTTAAACTTTTTTGTTTCATAAGATAGGACTTCACTGAAGAACTTAGTATATTGCGTGTTTTACCAGTACCTATTATCAAAATTTCTATTTCCTCTGTCAAAAAAGATTTAAAATGTTCCTTGCTATTTATATCACTTTCTTTCAATTTAATCACCTCTTCAGGAAAAACTATAATTGAGCCGCAATATTCTCTATTATTCACCAAAAATTTTCCTTTCCTGTAACCATTTATAAGATTTTTATTCTCGGAAATTAAGGGCATAAAGTTAAACTATTAATTGAGTGTTGCATACCCACCATCCTGGTTGTTTCTCTTTGATATTCACTGTCGCAGCTTTCGCATTTTCCTCACTATCGAATATTCCAAAGCATGCTACACCACTGCCTGACATGCGGGAAAGTATAGAGCCTTCTTGTGACTCAAGTGTTGACATCACATCCTTAATTTCAGGTACAAGGCTTATTGCTATTTCTTGAAGATCGTTTCTTGTCTCTTTAAGAAGCTTCAACAAATCCTTTTCAGCGTCATTGCTCCATTTAATTGGCTCAGAAAATTCTCCTTCATGCTTGGAAAATACCTCTGATGTACTCAAAAATCTTTTTTTCGGTTTCACAAGCACCACATTCGTAGGTAAGGAAAATTTTTGGACATAGCACAATTCTTCGCCAATACCTCTAACAAAAACAGGCTTGCTATCTACACTTGCGGGAACATCAGCACCAACGTTTAAGGCTATTTCATTTAAAATCGTCCTATCAATCTTCCACAGCTTCCCTAGCGTACGTACCACAGCTCCAGCATCTGAGGATCCGCTACCGAGTCCTGCAGCAATTGGTATGTTCTTTACAACTCTAATAGAAACTTTAGTACGCACTGGAGCATGTCTAAGCAGCAGATTAACCGCTTTCGTTACAGTGTTATACTGGTTATTTATTCTAGACTCGGAGTTTATAAATTCAACTGTAGAGTTATCGTATCTAGAATACTTCTCACCTACTTTTATTTCCAAAAAATTAGAAAGATTAGCAAAGACAAATAAACCTTCAATCAAGTGATATTCTGTTTCCTTCTTATTTACAACATGCAAAAAAAGATTGATTTTTGCAGGCGCCTTTACACAAAAACTTTTCATTATATATCTTCACTAAGACTATTTTTACATTATATGTATAATGCTATTTTAGTCAACGTCTATAAGGTTTTTGCACTTCTGATGAGAAAAAATGCCATAAATCCTAATTTCTCTGTATGGGTAAATGCGTCCGCTGGTACAGGCAAAACAAAGATCTTAATAGACAGAGTATTGAGACTTTTATTAGAAAACAAAAGAAATATTCTCTGCTTAACGTTCACCAATGCTGCAGCAAATGAGATGGAGAACCGCATTCACAGTACACTTAGTAGGTGGGCAATATGTTCAGAGAGTGTATTGGTTGCAGATTTAGAACAATTAGATTTCTTTCCGATACCATCCCAGAGTTCCCTTTTTTGTCATCCAAGTAGCACAACACTGGGATCCCAGCACCCCTACTTGTCACGCGTGACACTGGGATCCAGAGAAAATAAAGATTATTTAACAAGAGCAAGAAGGCTTTTCTCTGAACTGGAAAATCTTGGTCTAACCATACAAACCATACACGCTTTCTGTTACAAATTAATTTCCAGATTTCCCATAGAAGCTGGCATCGCCCCAAATTGTACGCTGAGTGAATGTAAAGAATTACATTCCATCATATTCAATAAAGTGCTTTATAACGAAACTGTGCAGGATGATATCAACCTTATTGCAACTGAAATTGATGAAAATAAATTACGCGATTTGCTTTATACTTTATGTATAAAAAGATCGATATCAGCAAATGATTCGAAATATATCAAAGATAAATTGAGCGCCCCAGATGAAATTCATGACTTACAGAGTGAAACGACTGAGCACATAAAAAGATTAGCCGAGATATTAAGTGAAGGCAGTAAAAGAGATCAGAGTTATAGTGAAATACTTTATTCTACTGTCATCCCAGCTGGGATCCAGAAAGAAAATATGTGGATTCCAGTGTCAGCTACTTTCATGACACCAGGCCTAGTAGATCCCAGTGTC
This window encodes:
- a CDS encoding Mth938-like domain-containing protein, coding for MPLISENKNLINGYRKGKFLVNNREYCGSIIVFPEEVIKLKESDINSKEHFKSFLTEEIEILIIGTGKTRNILSSSVKSYLMKQKSLNFEFMTTGAACRTHNVLISEDRFVVSCLIAI
- a CDS encoding Rpn family recombination-promoting nuclease/putative transposase; translation: MALSKFLDPRNDLCFKKIFGTEKNKNILIHFLNDILGFTEINAIQEVEFLSTIMDPEVASDKQSIVDVLCKDSHGNRYIAEMQLARDKGFEKRAQLYAAKAYSRQLDKSGNYIDLKKVFFIAISNCNLLPEEVDYISTHNIRDIKTNGHYLKDFQFVFIELPKFAKNKVEQLESIVERWCFFFKYAEETTEEDLKEIAEKAPIIKLAYDELDKFRWNEKDLVAYEERIMDLRKEEAILEYRLDLAEEKGIQKGIEKGKIEGKIEGKIEGKIEGKIEGKIEVAKAMLANNVDVNTIVKFTGLSISEIEELSGNL
- the holA gene encoding DNA polymerase III subunit delta, whose amino-acid sequence is MRVTPFKVKKFLEKPDALSGVLIHGSDNSRVGFYVQEIIASLGEYSVQVMDFAIVNKSPGLLFSELANVSMFTSKKLIKLINVSGGISKELKNVLDYNASGHYVMMVASDLPYNSVTKSYMESSKIFGVIACYKDSNSNLYDIISSYLKQNDIKCTNEIIYHLQSYFNHSKLPICSELEKLVLYLGERKDLKLTDIELCFSTSGNDYATLDDLCSAIASKDMSRLIRISDALISQENFSPIALIRIISNYFLRLENVLLSVQGGMSEQAAIDQLSPPLFFKQLQSFKSHLKSLQLSELKKILEELISLEVTCKKTDLDHKMIFQQVICHITNKITCYS
- a CDS encoding 4-(cytidine 5'-diphospho)-2-C-methyl-D-erythritol kinase encodes the protein MKSFCVKAPAKINLFLHVVNKKETEYHLIEGLFVFANLSNFLEIKVGEKYSRYDNSTVEFINSESRINNQYNTVTKAVNLLLRHAPVRTKVSIRVVKNIPIAAGLGSGSSDAGAVVRTLGKLWKIDRTILNEIALNVGADVPASVDSKPVFVRGIGEELCYVQKFSLPTNVVLVKPKKRFLSTSEVFSKHEGEFSEPIKWSNDAEKDLLKLLKETRNDLQEIAISLVPEIKDVMSTLESQEGSILSRMSGSGVACFGIFDSEENAKAATVNIKEKQPGWWVCNTQLIV
- a CDS encoding metal ABC transporter permease; amino-acid sequence: MLTQDFFINSLVAVVVISLVTGALGSFMIWQRLSYLGDSLSHSSLLGVALALIFKISPSLSIMLIAITFAILLSLNFNRLYSADTILNIVTNVVLSSSLILMSFLPSGNNSIISSLFGDILMLDQSDIILIFLISVIVTLTLIFRWRYWLMISINQDLAVVEKINVNFVRLEFLITLAIFIAIAAQLIGILLIAAFLLIPAASARLISKTPMQMIIVATVFSVISGISGLMLSASFDLLTGPAIILVAAVYLIIAYFIRLILSRLA